From a single Rosa rugosa chromosome 7, drRosRugo1.1, whole genome shotgun sequence genomic region:
- the LOC133721539 gene encoding pentatricopeptide repeat-containing protein At3g09060, translated as MSNPNSHFPKSLSPKRVLKLLQAEKNTHSALALLDSATRHPNYTHSPDVFHHILRRLIHPNLVAHVGRVVELIRTQKCHCPEDVALTVIKAYAKNSMPDKALQVFQQMREIFGCEPGIRSYNSLLNSFIESNQWDRAEQFFAYFETVGLSPNLQTYNTLIKISCKKKQFEKARGLLDWMWEKGLEPDVMSYATLINAFAKNGKLGDALEVFDEMPERGVSPDVMCYNVLIDGFFRKGEYVEAKEVWERLVMDSEAYPNVVSYNVMISGLCKCGRFGESLEIWNRMKRNERGCDLFTCSSLIHGLCKAGNVDEAERVYKDMVEKGVVPDVVMYNAMLDGFCRAGKIGQCFELWEVMEKGGCRNVVSYNILIKGLFENKKAEEAMSVWELMHVKACVADSTTYGVLIHGLCKNGYLNKALWILKEAENARADLDVFAYSSLISWLCKEGRLDEAARILDQMVKCGYKPNSHVCNSLIYGFIHATKLEDAICFFRGMSTKYCSPNVVSYNTLINGLCKVGRFSDAYVFVREMLETGWTLDVITYSLLIDGLCQGRKIDMALNLWNQALDKGFEPDVTMYNIMIHGLCSAGKAEGALQLYFQMGCRNCVPNLVTHNTLMEGFYKIRDCGKASEIWARILKNGLQPDIISYNITLKGLCSCSRISDAVGHLEKALHHGVLPTHITWHILVRAVVDNGATMQSSWG; from the coding sequence ATGAGCAACCCAAACTCCCACTTCCCGAAATCCCTGTCCCCGAAGCGCGTCCTCAAGCTCCTCCAAGCCGAAAAGAACACCCACTCCGCACTCGCCCTCCTCGACTCCGCCACTCGCCACCCCAACTACACCCACTCCCCCGACGTCTTCCACCACATCCTCCGCCGCCTCATCCACCCCAACCTCGTCGCCCACGTCGGTCGGGTCGTCGAACTCATCCGCACCCAGAAATGCCACTGCCCCGAGGACGTGGCACTGACCGTGATCAAAGCCTACGCCAAAAACTCAATGCCTGATAAAGCCCTGCAGGTCTTCCAGCAAATGCGAGAGATTTTCGGGTGCGAGCCCGGCATTCGATCCTACAATTCTCTTCTAAACTCCTTCATTGAGTCCAACCAGTGGGACCGGGCCGAGCAGTTCTTTGCTTATTTCGAAACGGTGGGGTTGTCCCCAAATTTGCAGACGTACAACACTCTGATCAAGATTTCGTGCAAGAAGAAGCAGTTCGAGAAGGCCAGGGGGTTGCTGGATTGGATGTGGGAGAAGGGTTTGGAGCCTGATGTGATGAGTTACGCAACTTTGATCAATGCGTTTGCGAAAAATGGGAAGCTGGGGGATGCATTGGAGGTGTTCGACGAAATGCCTGAGAGAGGAGTCAGTCCTGATGTCATGTGTTATAATGTTTTGATTGATGGGTTTTTTCGGAAAGGCGAATATGTGGAGGCCAAGGAGGTTTGGGAGAGGTTGGTGATGGACTCGGAGGCTTATCCGAATGTTGTTAGTTATAATGTTATGATTAGTGGCTTGTGCAAATGCGGGAGGTTTGGTGAGAGTTTGGAGATATGGAATAGGATGAAGAGGAATGAAAGAGGATGTGATTTGTTTACTTGTAGTTCTTTGATTCATGGGTTGTGTAAAGCGGGGAATGTGGATGAGGCGGAGAGAGTTTATAAGGATATGGTTGAGAAGGGAGTAGTGCCGGATGTGGTTATGTATAATGCAATGCTCGATGGTTTCTGCCGAGCAGGGAAGATTGGACAGTGCTTTGAGTTGTGGGAGGTGATGGAGAAGGGTGGTTGTCGTAATGTTGTGAGTTATAACATATTGATCAAAGGGTTGTTTGAAAATAAGAAGGCAGAGGAAGCAATGTCTGTCTGGGAATTAATGCATGTGAAGGCTTGTGTTGCAGATTCCACAACGTATGGAGTCTTAATTCATGGACTGTGTAAGAATGGGTACTTGAACAAGGCTCTATGGATTTTAAAAGAGGCGGAAAATGCAAGGGCTGATCTTGATGTCTTTGCATATTCCTCACTGATTAGTTGGTTATGCAAAGAAGGGAGACTAGATGAAGCAGCAAGAATACTTGATCAGATGGTTAAGTGTGGCTATAAACCGAATTCTCATGTTTGCAATTCATTGATATATGGCTTTATCCATGCTACCAAACTTGAAGATGCAATTTGCTTTTTTAGGGGAATGTCCACCAAGTATTGCTCTCCAAATGTTGTCTCCTACAATACTCTGATAAATGGCTTATGCAAAGTGGGAAGATTTAGTGACGCATATGTGTTTGTGAGGGAAATGCTGGAGACAGGCTGGACACTAGATGTGATCACATATAGTTTGTTAATTGATGGGCTTTGTCAAGGCAGGAAGATTGACATGGCCCTCAATTTGTGGAATCAAGCCCTTGACAAAGGATTCGAACCTGATGTAACTATGTACAACATTATGATTCATGGACTTTGCTCTGCAGGCAAAGCTGAAGGTGCTTTGCAGCTATATTTTCAGATGGGGTGTAGGAACTGTGTTCCGAATCTTGTGACACACAACACCCTAATGGAGGGTTTTTACAAAATTAGAGACTGTGGAAAGGCATCAGAAATTTGGGCTCGCATTTTAAAGAATGGGCTACAACCAGATATAATTTCCTATAATATTACTCTGAAAGGGCTTTGTTCATGCAGTAGAATATCAGATGCTGTTGGGCACTTAGAAAAAGCTTTGCATCATGGAGTTCTTCCAACTCATATAACGTGGCACATACTTGTTAGGGCAGTGGTCGACAACGGGGCCACTATGCAGTCTTCTTGGGGTTAA